The proteins below come from a single Papaver somniferum cultivar HN1 chromosome 11, ASM357369v1, whole genome shotgun sequence genomic window:
- the LOC113321119 gene encoding casein kinase 1-like protein HD16 isoform X1: protein MPELRSGVRKRRAPILDHQRRKNTVIDNLDNPQPLVNRNARTRAGAAAAAEAAEIVGGKETNLKSVSGPRTRNQAKAAVVVIPEEIKQQPEEEEAEEEKELGLESSKKKEIMGDDSDGLSANKVVAQEEEGSTAPFPERVQVGGSPIYTVDRKLGKGGFGQVFVGRRVSGGSERATGAGALEQVALKLEHRSSKGCNYGPPYEWQVYNTLGGSHGVPRVHYKGRQGDYYVMVMDMLGPSLWDAWNSSGQAMSSEMVACIAVESISILEKMHLRGYVHGDVKPENFLLGQPNTAQEKKLFLVDLGLATKWRDSASGQHVEYDQRPDVFRGTVRYASVHAHLGRTASRRDDLESLAYTLIFLHRGRLPWQGYQGDNKSFLVCKKKMATSPEMLCCFCPPPFKQFLEIVVNMKFDEEPNYSKLVSLFEGLLGPNPAVRPLNTDGAQKIIIQVGQKRARLTIEEEDDGQPKKKVRLGVPATQWISVYNARMPMKQRYHYNVADARLAAHVERGNEDGLLISCVASCSNLWALIMDAGTGFTAQVYELSPHFLHKEWIMEQWEKNYYISSIAGANNGSSLVVMSKGTQYTQQSYKVSDAFPFKWINKKWREGFHVTSMATAGSRWGVVMSRNAGFSDQVVELDFLYPSDGIHRRWDNGYRITSTAATWDQTALILSVPKRKPGDETQETLRTSAFPSTHVKEKWAKNLYLASVCYGRTVS, encoded by the exons ATGCCTGAACTCCGTAGTGGAGTACGTAAACGCCGTGCTCCAATATTAGATCATCAACGGCGTAAAAACACTGTTATAGATAACCTAGATAATCCTCAACCTCTGGTTAACAGAAACGCACGAACCAGAgctggtgcagcagcagcagcagaggctgcAGAAATCGTTGGTGGTAAGGAAACAAACCTGAAATCAGTTTCAGGACCTAgaactagaaatcaagctaaagcTGCTGTGGTTGTGATTCCCGAGGAAATTAAACAacaaccagaagaagaagaagctgaagaagaaaaagagcttGGGTTAGAAAGTAGTAAGAAGAAAGAAATCATGGGTGATGATAGCGATGGTTTGAGTGCTAATAAGGTTGTTgctcaagaagaagaaggaagtacTGCTCCTTTTCCTGAAAGG GTTCAGGTTGGAGGATCACCAATTTATACAGTTGATAGGAAGCTAGGTAAAGGTGGTTTTGGGCAAGTTTTTGTTGGCCGTCGTGTGTCAGGAGGTAGTGAAAGAGCAACAGGTGCTGGGGCCCTGGAG CAGGTGGCTCTAAAATTGGAGCATAGAAGCAGTAAAGGTTGCAATTATGGTCCTCCATACGAGTGGCAAGTTTATAA CACTCTTGGCGGCAGTCATGGAGTGCCCAGAGTACACTATAAAGGGAGGCAAGGTGACTACTATGTAATG GTTATGGACATGTTAGGGCCTAGCTTGTGGGATGCATGGAATTCTTCAGGGCAAGC GATGTCTTCAGAAATGGTAGCTTGTATTGCTGTTGAATCTATATCAATCCTGGAGAAGATGCACTTAAGGGG TTATGTTCATGGAGATGTGAAGCCTGAAAATTTTCTTCTCGGTCAGCCCAATACAGCACAAGAGAAAAAGTTGTTTCTTGTTGATCTCGGATTAG CAACTAAATGGAGAGATAGTGCTAGTGGTCAACATGTTGAATATGATCAACGCCCTGATGTCTTCAG GGGAACGGTTCGATACGCAAGCGTTCACGCTCACCTGGGAAGAACTGCTAGCAGAAGAGACGATCTTGAATCCCTTGCATATACACTTATCTTCCTTCATCGGGGAAGGTTACCCTGGCAGGGCTATCAGGGTGACAACAAATCCTTCTTAGTTTGCAAAAAAAAGATGGCAACATCTCCTGAAATGCTGTGTTGCTTCTGCCCTCCACCGTTTAAGCAATTTCTTGAAATAGTTGTGAATATGAAGTTTGATGAGGAACCCAACTACTCTAAATTAGTTTCTTTATTCGAGGGTTTGCTTGGACCAAATCCTGCTGTCAGGCCATTAAATACAGATGGTGCTCAGAAG ATTATTATCCAAGTTGGTCAAAAACGGGCTAGGTTGACAATAGAGGAAGAAGACGATGGGCAACCAAAGAAGAAGGTCAGGTTGGGAGTTCCTGCAACACAATGGATCTCTGTTTACAATGCTAGGATGCCTATGAAACAGAG GTACCACTATAATGTTGCAGATGCACGATTAGCAGCGCATGTAGAGAGAGGAAATGAAGATGGTCTTCTTATAAGTTGTGTGGCATCTTGTTCCAACTTATGGGCGCTGATTATGGATGCAGGAACTGGTTTTACAGCTCAAGTTTATGAATTATCACCACACTTCTTACACAAG GAATGGATCATGGAGCAATGGGAGAAGAACTATTACATTAGCTCTATAGCTGGTGCTAACAATGGGAGCTCTCTTGTTGTGATGTCTAAAG GAACTCAATACACACAGCAGTCGTACAAAGTTAGTGATGCTTTTCCCTTTAAGTGGATAAATAAGAAATGGAGAGAAGGATTCCATGTAACATCAATGGCAACTGCTGGAAGCCGATGGGGTGTAGTCATGTCTCGCAATGCAGGCTTCAGTGACCAA GTCGTGGAGCTTGATTTTCTCTATCCAAGTGATGGTATCCATAGACGGTGGGATAACGGTTACCGGATAACTTCCACAGCTGCTACTTGGGATCAAACTGCTCTCATCTTGAGTGTGCCCAAGCGTAAACCTGGAGATGAAACCCAAGAGACCCTAAGGACATCTGCATTCCCAAGTACCCATGTTAAG GAAAAATGGGCCAAGAATCTCTATCTTGCGTCTGTCTGCTACGGGCGGACCGTTTCTTGA
- the LOC113321119 gene encoding casein kinase 1-like protein HD16 isoform X2 translates to MPELRSGVRKRRAPILDHQRRKNTVIDNLDNPQPLVNRNARTRAGAAAAAEAAEIVGGKETNLKSVSGPRTRNQAKAAVVVIPEEIKQQPEEEEAEEEKELGLESSKKKEIMGDDSDGLSANKVVAQEEEGSTAPFPERVQVGGSPIYTVDRKLGKGGFGQVFVGRRVSGGSERATGAGALEVALKLEHRSSKGCNYGPPYEWQVYNTLGGSHGVPRVHYKGRQGDYYVMVMDMLGPSLWDAWNSSGQAMSSEMVACIAVESISILEKMHLRGYVHGDVKPENFLLGQPNTAQEKKLFLVDLGLATKWRDSASGQHVEYDQRPDVFRGTVRYASVHAHLGRTASRRDDLESLAYTLIFLHRGRLPWQGYQGDNKSFLVCKKKMATSPEMLCCFCPPPFKQFLEIVVNMKFDEEPNYSKLVSLFEGLLGPNPAVRPLNTDGAQKIIIQVGQKRARLTIEEEDDGQPKKKVRLGVPATQWISVYNARMPMKQRYHYNVADARLAAHVERGNEDGLLISCVASCSNLWALIMDAGTGFTAQVYELSPHFLHKEWIMEQWEKNYYISSIAGANNGSSLVVMSKGTQYTQQSYKVSDAFPFKWINKKWREGFHVTSMATAGSRWGVVMSRNAGFSDQVVELDFLYPSDGIHRRWDNGYRITSTAATWDQTALILSVPKRKPGDETQETLRTSAFPSTHVKEKWAKNLYLASVCYGRTVS, encoded by the exons ATGCCTGAACTCCGTAGTGGAGTACGTAAACGCCGTGCTCCAATATTAGATCATCAACGGCGTAAAAACACTGTTATAGATAACCTAGATAATCCTCAACCTCTGGTTAACAGAAACGCACGAACCAGAgctggtgcagcagcagcagcagaggctgcAGAAATCGTTGGTGGTAAGGAAACAAACCTGAAATCAGTTTCAGGACCTAgaactagaaatcaagctaaagcTGCTGTGGTTGTGATTCCCGAGGAAATTAAACAacaaccagaagaagaagaagctgaagaagaaaaagagcttGGGTTAGAAAGTAGTAAGAAGAAAGAAATCATGGGTGATGATAGCGATGGTTTGAGTGCTAATAAGGTTGTTgctcaagaagaagaaggaagtacTGCTCCTTTTCCTGAAAGG GTTCAGGTTGGAGGATCACCAATTTATACAGTTGATAGGAAGCTAGGTAAAGGTGGTTTTGGGCAAGTTTTTGTTGGCCGTCGTGTGTCAGGAGGTAGTGAAAGAGCAACAGGTGCTGGGGCCCTGGAG GTGGCTCTAAAATTGGAGCATAGAAGCAGTAAAGGTTGCAATTATGGTCCTCCATACGAGTGGCAAGTTTATAA CACTCTTGGCGGCAGTCATGGAGTGCCCAGAGTACACTATAAAGGGAGGCAAGGTGACTACTATGTAATG GTTATGGACATGTTAGGGCCTAGCTTGTGGGATGCATGGAATTCTTCAGGGCAAGC GATGTCTTCAGAAATGGTAGCTTGTATTGCTGTTGAATCTATATCAATCCTGGAGAAGATGCACTTAAGGGG TTATGTTCATGGAGATGTGAAGCCTGAAAATTTTCTTCTCGGTCAGCCCAATACAGCACAAGAGAAAAAGTTGTTTCTTGTTGATCTCGGATTAG CAACTAAATGGAGAGATAGTGCTAGTGGTCAACATGTTGAATATGATCAACGCCCTGATGTCTTCAG GGGAACGGTTCGATACGCAAGCGTTCACGCTCACCTGGGAAGAACTGCTAGCAGAAGAGACGATCTTGAATCCCTTGCATATACACTTATCTTCCTTCATCGGGGAAGGTTACCCTGGCAGGGCTATCAGGGTGACAACAAATCCTTCTTAGTTTGCAAAAAAAAGATGGCAACATCTCCTGAAATGCTGTGTTGCTTCTGCCCTCCACCGTTTAAGCAATTTCTTGAAATAGTTGTGAATATGAAGTTTGATGAGGAACCCAACTACTCTAAATTAGTTTCTTTATTCGAGGGTTTGCTTGGACCAAATCCTGCTGTCAGGCCATTAAATACAGATGGTGCTCAGAAG ATTATTATCCAAGTTGGTCAAAAACGGGCTAGGTTGACAATAGAGGAAGAAGACGATGGGCAACCAAAGAAGAAGGTCAGGTTGGGAGTTCCTGCAACACAATGGATCTCTGTTTACAATGCTAGGATGCCTATGAAACAGAG GTACCACTATAATGTTGCAGATGCACGATTAGCAGCGCATGTAGAGAGAGGAAATGAAGATGGTCTTCTTATAAGTTGTGTGGCATCTTGTTCCAACTTATGGGCGCTGATTATGGATGCAGGAACTGGTTTTACAGCTCAAGTTTATGAATTATCACCACACTTCTTACACAAG GAATGGATCATGGAGCAATGGGAGAAGAACTATTACATTAGCTCTATAGCTGGTGCTAACAATGGGAGCTCTCTTGTTGTGATGTCTAAAG GAACTCAATACACACAGCAGTCGTACAAAGTTAGTGATGCTTTTCCCTTTAAGTGGATAAATAAGAAATGGAGAGAAGGATTCCATGTAACATCAATGGCAACTGCTGGAAGCCGATGGGGTGTAGTCATGTCTCGCAATGCAGGCTTCAGTGACCAA GTCGTGGAGCTTGATTTTCTCTATCCAAGTGATGGTATCCATAGACGGTGGGATAACGGTTACCGGATAACTTCCACAGCTGCTACTTGGGATCAAACTGCTCTCATCTTGAGTGTGCCCAAGCGTAAACCTGGAGATGAAACCCAAGAGACCCTAAGGACATCTGCATTCCCAAGTACCCATGTTAAG GAAAAATGGGCCAAGAATCTCTATCTTGCGTCTGTCTGCTACGGGCGGACCGTTTCTTGA